From the Lathyrus oleraceus cultivar Zhongwan6 chromosome 3, CAAS_Psat_ZW6_1.0, whole genome shotgun sequence genome, the window TCAATTTTCGATGTTCAAAGCAAGTAGCAACCAAACATAGActtattttgtttgtttttgatAGAGATGTTACCGTTTTGGCTCCAAATGAGATCATTACTGTCTTTTTCAACGTAAATAACTCGCCTTGCCATTCACACTCTCCACCTCACCACCGCCCTCAACTCCGCCGCACTTCCATTTTCCGGCATCCCCGCCGGAAATGGTTAACCTTTAAAGCTTACACCTTTAAAAAAAACCCAATTCATTTTTCATCATCATTCCTCTCTTTCAAACATGGGTCATGTTTTTCTAACTCTTTTTCAGTTTCTTCTCCTTCACCCCTTTCTCTTCACCCTTCACGCAAATGCCATCAATCCTTCGATTCCCAAAGACGCATTGTCTCTTCTCACCTTCAAACACTTCGTCTCTTCAGACCCTTCGAATCTTCTCTCCAGTTGGACCTACCGCTCATCCTCCACATTCTGCCGCTGGCATGGCGTCACTTGCGGCGGGAGACGAAACAGAAGAGTGATTTCGCTTCATGTCACCGGTCTACGCGGCGGTGAACTGGCTTCTTCCATCGGAGAGTTGTCGGAGCTTCGAGTTTTGTCAATTCCCGGAAACATGTTCTCTGGCGAAATTCCGGTGAGTTTGATGAATCTCCGGGGACTTGAGGTTCTTGAGGTTCAAGGTAACTACTTTTCAGGGAATGTTTCTTTTCAGATGAGTTATCTTGAATCGCTTAAACTTGTTAATCTCTCTGGTAATGCTTTTTCTGGTTCTATTCCGAATGGGTTTATTTTTTCTAGGAATGTGGAAATTGTTGATTTGTCTGATAATGAGTTTTCTGGTTCGATTCCTGTGAATGATTCTGTTGGTTGTGATTCTTTGAAGCATTTGAAACTGTCTGATAATTTTTTGACTGGTGAGATTCCACCTCAAATTGGGAAATGTAGAAACTTGAGGACGCTTTTGGTTGATGGGAATATATTGGAAGGTAAAATCCCTCTTGAGATTGGGCTTGCTGTTGAACTTAGAGTTCTTGATGTTTCGCGAAACAGCCTCACCGGTAGAATCCCGAAACTGTTAGGTAATTGTTTGAAGTTGTCTGTGCTTGTTCTTACTGATTTGTTTGATGATCGCGGAGATTCTGACGCGGGAAGTTTGTTTGAGGATAAATTTAGAGGTGAATTCAATGCTTTTGTTGGGAATATTCCTCATGCAGTGTTGTCGCTTTCGAGTTTGGAGATTTTGTGGGCCCCGAGAGCGAATCTCGCTGGACGGTTACCTGCTGAATGGACAGATTCATCATGCTCTCTTAGAATACTTAATTTGGCTGAGAATTATGTTACTGGTGTCGTGCCCGCGAGTTTAGGGATGTGTCGGAATTTGACTTTCTTGGACTTGAGTTCTAACAATTTAGCGGGAAATTTGCCGTTGGATCAGCTCCGTGTTTCTTGTATGATGTATTTCAACGTAAGCAGGAATAATGTCTCTGGCTTGCTTCCAGATTTTCGGAAAGAAACGTGTCGATCGAGTAGTAACGCCTTTGCTGCACTAGAATCTGTGTTTCTAGAATTGGATGGTTTGAATGATAAATACTTTAACGTCCGTGTTTTGAGATTTCAAGAGAAGGCTTTTGTCGGATTAGGTTTCGAAGATTCTACTGTCGTTATTCATGATTTCAGCTGGAACAGTTTCGTTGGATCTTTACCGTTGTTCTTTGTTGGAGGTAATCTTTTTACCGCAAATCGCAAAGTATCGTACATGCTGTCTTTGAATAATAATAAATTCAACGGAACTCTTCCGAATCAGCTAGTTTCAAACTGTAATGACCTCAAGATATTATCGGTTAACATCAGTGCAAACCAACTCTACGGTGAGATTTCTCAAGCATTGTTTCTGAACTGCCCGAAGTTGATGGATTTTGACGCAGCATACAATCGAATCGATGGATCAATTGGACCTAGTATAGGTGAATTGGCATTACTTCGGCTTCTTGATTTGACAGAGAACAAACTATCAGGAGCGCTGCCGAATCAGTTGGGAAATCTACAAAACATGAAATGGTTGCTTCTAGGAGGAAACAATTTAACCGGGGAAATTCCTTACCAGCTTGGTAGATTGACTTCCCTTGTTGTTTTGAACCTGTCTCACAATTCTCTAATGGGAACAATTCCAGAAACTTTGTCGAATACGACAAGTCTTGAAACTATGTTGCTAGATCACAACAACCTTTCTGGGGAAATACCTTTATCTGTTGCCGCTCTTCCCAATCTTGTTCAACTTGATGTTTCTTTCAACAATCTTTCCGGTCATATTCCTCATCTTCAACACCCGATTAATTGTGACTCGTATAAAGGCAATAAATACTTGCACTCTTGCCCTGATCCATACTTCGGCTCGCCTGCTCCTCCCGCAGTTCCTATTGCAGACGATAATTCGGAGAGTCGTCGTAAAAGGAAGAAAGCAAGGACCGTGGTTATTGTGGTGGCGGCTTCTGCTTCTGCGGCTCTATGCACCCTTTTGGTAATAATGCTGGTGATTTGCTTTAGAAGGAGAAAAATGGCTCGGCGAAGCAGCATTAGAAGGCAAGAAGTGGTGACTTTTCAAGCTGTTCCAATTGAATTGAGTTATGATAGCGTTGTCAGAGCTGCCGGAAATTTCAGCATCCGTCATCTAATCGGCGCTGGTGGGTTCGGGTCAACTTACAAGGCAGAGCTATCACCAGGTTTTTTTGTTGCCATTAAGCGGCTTTTGATAGGTAAATTTCAAGGCATACAACAGTTTGAAACGGAAATCAGAACGCTCGGGAGAATTCGACACAAGAATCTTGTGACTCTAATTGGCTATTATGTTGGAAAATCTGAAATGTTGTTGATTTACAATTACCTCTCTGGTGGAAACCTTGAAGCTTTCATACATAATAGGTCAGGTAAAAAAGTGCAGTGGCCGGTTATTTACAAAATAGCGAAAGGTATTGCCGAGGCCCTTGCTTACCTTCATTACTCTTGTGTTCCCCGCATAGTTCACCGAGATATCAAACCCAGCAACATTTTACTCGACGAGAACTTTAATGCCTATCTGTCTGATTTCGGCTTGGCACGCCTGCTTGAGGTATCCGAGACTCACGCCACTACCGACGTGGCCGGCACGTTCGGTTACGTTGCACCTGAATATGCCACCACTTGCAGAGTTTCTGACAAAGCAGACGTTTATAGCTACGGCGTCGTGCTTTTAGAATTGATATCGGGAAGAAGGTCGCTCGATCCGTCGTTCTCTAATTACGGAAACGGATTCAATATAGTACCATGGGCAGAGCTTCTAATGACCGAAGATCGATGTTCTGAGCTTTTTTCATCCGCGTTGTGGGAATCAGGGCCAAAGGAAAAGCTGTTCGAGCTTTTAAAAATCGCGTTAACCTGCACAGAAGAGACTCTTTCTATTCGACCGTCGATGAAGGAAGTTCTTGAGAAACTTAAACTGCTGAAAAGTTGAAAACTTTCAGCATATTGTATCTAACAGCAAAGGAAATGCTTTTGGTTGCTCGAAAATACCGATAGAGGTAAGCGCAATCCAACATAATCTTTCTCCTATCACATACATCTAAATAATCACTTTTTTTATAATCAATAGTATCAACCATTAACAACAAAATATCCTCATGATTATGATTCGATTCGAGACTCATTGCGTGAACTCGAATAGAACTGTCATACATTAATATCATGAAATTACCAAATGCATAAGGATCTGTTTGGTTAGTTAAGCACTTATTGATTCATACATTTTTGTGATGCAGGACAGATTATTACATACAAAAGTTTAGAGACTGATGATGACAATTAGGATTCTGATTCTGATATCATAGTGACAAGAAACTTGATAGCTGTTGAtacaaaaaaacaaaaataaaagcatTGTTGTTGATTTCACATATTTTGATACCATCTGAATGTAATTAGTGGATCATGGTAAATGTGATTATGAATGAATTAATTTTAGACAAATTTGGAAGGTGATTTTTGATGTGACCCACATGGGAAGTATGGAAAAATCTAAAATTCATTAATTAGTTGGTGACAAAAGATTTGTGATTGTTGTTGAAAAATGTTTGGTTTTGAGATGAGTGGTGTGTACAAAAGTAATGCCAAAATTGTGTAGTGTCTTGTTTGTCGAAATCTACCAAAAGATGTGAATGTAGATGTCACATTCATTCACATACTTTTTCATGTTAAAAACATTGGGCCAATTAATGATCTTGTGGGGACAAAACaatacttttttttttaaaatttgtttaTCAACTTTTTTTCTCATAGTTTTGGAAAAGTAACATAGGGCTGAAAAATATATATCGAGGTTTAAAGCAAATTTTGAAGTGGTTTTTTTATTCAAGTAGTTTAGTAATTTATCATTTAAAGATGAATAAGCGAGGTGCTTTGGATTTAAATCTGTGATTCTGATGTCTTGGATTTAAATCTGCGATTCTGTATCTGATGTTCATATATAGCTTTTGTATCTGATGTTCATATATAGCTATCAACTAAACTGACTTATTTTTAAAATGATTATTTTTATTGTAAAGTTATCTTTGTTATTTAATTGAAAATTAATGATTAATTAGTTTTCAAAAGTGTACATATTAAATACAAAAATAAGTTTTGTCAAAAAATAAACCTGATTAGAATTTCAATATTATATATAATTAGAACTAATTATTAAAATAAACCCGACTAGAATTTCAATATTATATACAATTAGAACTAATTATTAATACGTTGGACGATATCATCGGGATTACAAACTTAATATTAAAAGTTGTGTGAATTTGTAATAGTTACCATCTTTGTTTTTCCTTCAATCTAACTAGTAACCATCCTTTCAAACTAGATTTtaacaatttttttaaataatcattatttttaaattaaatattaaaataattatatttttaaattatttatcaaattaatcatttttcaaaaatatataCATAATAAGAGCATGCGCTTTTTTGCACTAAAGCGTCACTGTCTATGACACATGCATGCAAAAAGACTAATATTGTATGCATGCGTCACTCCTCCTGACGTCACTATCTATTACTTTTTATCAATATTGTATGCATGCATCACCATTTCTGACGCATACTCAATAGTCTTTTGCATGCATGCGTCACTCTTCTTGACGCCTTTCTctaataaaatattaaaaataaaaataaaacaaagcatgCACCCGTGGCAGTGGTGTCTGCTCTTACTGAATCACGTGCATGCATGCATCACTAGGATTGACGTCTTAGTGCAAAAAAAATATGCACGAGTCACTAGGATTGACGTCTTAGTGCAAAAAAAATATGCATGAGCCGCATGTAGTGGTGATTGCTTTTACACgataattttttttatttgaaaaatgattaatttgataaataatttaaaaatatagttattttaatatttaatttaaaaataatagtattttaaaaataaattctaAATTTCAATATGGCACTAAGGTTTTTTCTTTCAAATAGAAAAATGTCATTCAGTCACACCCTACAACTTTGTTTCTATTTCTTAAACTATTGGGGGAATTATAATTCTCACTTGGGCTGTTTATGTAACACTTCAATTCGAGAATCAAACTCATTCATAGTAAAAAAAGCCATTCAGATTGAATCGAATCGAGTGGCTTCAATTTATTTAAAATCAAACCGTTTTGATGTATTTGTTTAATATATCAGTTTGAAAATTGAAAGTTTATCAAATTGTTAGAATATAAATTCTTTTAGATTAGACCGTTTTTATACCTCACTTTTTGTGTTGGTTTTAATCCTTAAAGTTAAACCAACACAAAAATGAGAAATACGgattcaaattaaaaaaataaaaaatccatatattaaaataaaaaatttgttaATTTACCGGAACCAAACCAAAAATTATGAATATTTTACATCTTACACTTATTTACTTTCTTGTTCTACATGATCCAAATTTATATCCACGTTTAAAAGTAAGAAAAAGTGAAAATCAAAGCCCTATGTCACATAAATGGTCCAGTCAACCTATAGTAGAAAGTTTTGCAAAATATATTTATTAATGTGTGATCTACAACTTACATAACTAGATCTAGCACTTGTAAAAGTTTCAATTCTTAAATagaagattttttttaaaagagAGGATGGATAGTAAAGACCGGGTTCTATTTTTGAGAGAGGGATATTTGTGATAATGAAAAAGTTATGAGAGGGTtgatattttaaattttttattttttgatcGTCTTTAGATAGTTGATATTTATAAATTTCAAGATTTAAGAATTGTCTTTTTTAAATTGATGTTGACTCAATAATCGTATCACTTATCGTGATTGATGTTGGATTAATTTGATATATGTATCGTTATCTgattgatgtttgattgattgacttgaaaaaaataattttgtTTGTTGGTTTTTGTTCTAGAGGTTGTTGGTTCGTCAATGAGTCCATATTGACGGTTGATTCTTAGTCTTCTTGAAAAGTGAAGGCTTAAACAAAACTTTTTTTTATTTGGTTTCACACTCGTATGCAGATTCGTTGGAGTGCTGATTTGTGTGTGTATATTTGATTTAGTTtaattcaaaccatttttatTGTATTTGATATATTTGTATACTAAATTTTTTAGGTTGATTTCGTGGTTTGACTTAATTTGACTTATGTATAAAATActatattttctttatttttattttatatatatttggcttattaaaaaatattaaataatataaaTTTAATTGTGTCATTAATTGTGCTCTAATCCAACCATTACATAAACTCTTTAAACTTtgtgaaataaaataaataagtaCTCTCATCATTAAAATATTTCAGTACAGTGTAAATAAATTATTCCCGACTGAAAATTTGATTAAGCcttttaaaaatgaatttaattaaaatatatttgACCATCTAAAAAAATATTACAATCATATACTCAGAGATATTTAGAAAgaatttaacttttattttaacCATCTATTAAATAATATAAATGAATGATAATGATAAATTAATAATGCAAATGATATCTATAATAATTAATctatttaaaaaatatataacGAGTTGGAATTTTCACTACAAACTATATATAAATTATCTAAATAAATTTTGGCGGAAGTTAGTTAAGCTTTAAACAATAGTTGCAATTTCAACTAATCTACGTAAAATCAATATTTAAAGGGTTTTGTTAGGATACTAACACTTATTTGTATAAAAAACAGTGTGTTTTAGCAATCTTtaaccaaaaaaaaaaaactagATAAATACACCTAGAATGCATGTTACTAAAGCAGTCCTTCTAAAAAAAAATGAATGTATTAGGTATTTtttaaaatacattttttttaaagaagtgtgttatgttgaattgtaattctttgTGTCGAAGCAGATTGATCGATAAAAGTAAGaaagtgtcgaatcacctagtgtgtcgagttgtactagtgtgtcgaagtgtcgaagcatgttgcttcacacaggatttcgacttaggcatttttagtagtgttaactattttgattttttatagttttgggctttgacttatggagtaagttaacctaaatctataaatagagggagtaacccttattcttgtaatgttgaattcataacattgtattcacagaattTTGTTGTTGCAAAGTtaataaagaagttttccacaggttgtgggaagagagaaactctgcagaaaatattcttcttctccatcgttctttcttttctttctcaattattcttttcttttcattgtaattgtgtgggtgataacaatcttgttcatcaagagtgatagaaattctccataggttgtggtggatttccaacatccGGTATCAAGAGCTCCGATTTAAACGATCCGTGGAAAGAAAATCATCACGGCAATGAATCATTCAAACATGAATTTTCCAGCAAATCTCccgattctcaagaacaataattatgagaattggtgcaagcagataaagattgtgttctattatcaagatctttgggatcttatgaaggaaggagtaacaaaGCTTGCAGAAAACGCGACGAATCAAGAAAGGATTGCACATAAggaattgaagaagaaagattataaattTCTCTTTATAATACATCAATGTGTTGATTCAGATAACTTTGAAAAtgttagtgatgtagagtcaacgaaagaagcatgggaaattttggagaagtcgtttggaggcgcggagaaggtgaggttaaaaactcacaaaaggacgtatgaattgcttcagatggaagacaatgaaagcataacgGATTTattcaccaaggttacgaaattggtgaatcaaatcaaggtatgtggaaaagtgttgacatcaagatctgttgttggaaagatcttgaggttgttggctccaaagttcgaccacgtggtagtagccatagaagagtcgaaagatttttcaaaactgacaaaggaagagcttcaagtgacgcttgaatctcatgaacaaagaatggctaaaagagctgcaggaaagtcgaagagtgatatggctttacaggcacaatcaacaaaagaaagaaaagacaaaggaagttggaatggcAATAATGGCAGAAGAtgctacaacaattcgactggtcgaaatcagcaagaaggaaacttgtcgaatcagagaaaaccctagAACCAAGGCAATCAAAAAGGGGTGATCCTGGTAGAGGAAGAGGTGATGGTCAAAATCCAaacaagagtcacattcagtgttacaattgtccgaagcatggtcactattctagtgattgtccagaaaatCATAAGAATaaagaaacttatgcaaagtcgacgaaacatgaagaagaagagatgttgtcGATGGTTACAAtgagagatgaagagagattcaatGACTAGTGGTACTTGGTacaggatgctcatcacacatgtctggaagaaaagattggtttaTCAACATAAACCCCtgaatgaagaacatggtgacattttcaaatgacaacactctagcagttgaaggtgttagtgatgttctgattataaggaaagatggcaagaggtcagtaacTTCAAATGTGTTATGCATATCAGGCACGAAGAGCAATTTTCTCAGCATAGGGCAGATCGTCGAAAAtaactacaaggtgtcgatcaaagacaagatgatgaaTGTTCTCAACTCgaatggaaggttgatcttgaaggctccaatgtctcagaatagaaccttcaagattgagctaaatgtgatggagcataagtgccttcCAACAGCAACTagcagagatgaatggatatgacattatagacttggccatctcaatttcaaagacatcaaagatttgaagagaagaaatatggtttcaggattaccagaaatcgacattccaaatgaagtgtgtgaagaatgtgtgcaggcaaaaaagcataagaacaacttcagtaaggatgcatgaagtaggtcgaaggcaattcttgaagtcatatactctgataTATGTCGTCCTATCtaggtggattcgattggaggtaacaaatactttgttacattcatagataATTTCAGTTGAAAACTTTGGACTTACatgatcaagaagaaaagtgaagtgatcgaggtatttgcctagtttaaatctatggtcgaaagataAAGTGGTCAAAAGACcaagattctgaggactgatggtggcggagaatatgtgtcgaaagacttcgacgcattatatgtgaaagaagggattgtgcatgaggtggtgtcaCCCTAAACTCCACAGTAaaatggagtcgcagaaaggaataatagaaccatcatgaatatggttagatttatgttgaaaggcaagcatctgcccaaagaattatggggagaagttgtgtcgactgcaatatatatcctgaacagatgcCCGGCGAAGAAGCAAGAAGGAATCACGCCggaagaatgttggtctggtgtcaagcctagcttgagtcatctgaaggtgtttggatctatagcatATAGACATGTGCTAGATCAGTTGAGAATAAAACTTGATGgcaagtcgagtcagatgatcctgacaggatatcattcgactggaggatacaagttgttcgacctagTAAACAAGTAAGTGGTGATCAACAGGGACATGATCATGtatgagcttaaggaatgggattggactgaTAATTTTAAGAAGGATTaagtgagaatcttatgtgatgaaccagctagtgacGTCGAAAGGAAGTTTTACAAGAAGTCAGATGTGAAGACGACCCAAGCAtacctcaaagaacaagacatatgcctgcaaggttgcaagaatgtgtgattacatcatatgatatggtcaatgaagaaggtgagatGGTACACTGTGCTTTCTACGTAGAtgtcgaaccagtcaatgcagctgaggcattgaaagattctaagtgggtgaaagcaatgaacgaagaactgaagtcaatcgaagtcaacaacacttggtcacttgttgaattgccccaagacaagaaggaaatcgatgtgaagtgggtatacaaggtgaagttgaatcccaaaggatAAGTGACTCGACAAAAGGAGAGACTTGTGGTGAAAGGATTTCTTTAGAAATAAGGAATTGACATCGACAAAGTTTTTGCACCTattgctaggatcgaaacaatcaggttggttgttggtctagcaaacataaacaactggaagatgtgttagatggatgtgaaatatgcatttcTGAATGGCCCCTTggaagaagaagtttatgttgcacaaccagttgggtttgtgaaacaaggcgaagaaagaaatGTGTACATGCTGCATAAAGCAATGTACGAACTTAAACAAGGTCCAAaagcttggaataagaagatatatggatttctaagggagaaggaatttgtgaagtgcacaactgaacatggagtatatgtaagaagaagcaatagtgaatttattatactatatctctatgtcgatgacttgctgataacaggtagctgcaagaaggagatgGAAGACctcaaaggtgatctcaacaaaGAATTTaaaatgtcagatctgggtgacatttcatatttccttggcatcgaattccataagagtggtagaggtttgatgatgcatcaaataAGGTATGCAGGaaaaatactcaagagatttgagatgcaagattgcaacctaaATTCGACTCCAGCTGAacccagattacaactgtcgaaagattcagatgaagatgatgtcgacccaacccaatatatAAGACTTATTAGgtcactttgatacctttgtcacacaaggcccGACTTAGCATACGGTGTAtgtatggtgagtagattcattcagaagccaaaggtatcacatctagcagcagcgaagaggatactaaggtatctgagAGGAACTCTCGGCTATTGCATTTTGTTTCCTacaactgatgaaggaaaagaatgaaAATTACTGGCATACACCGAatcaagttggtgtagtgatgttgaggatcgaaaatccacaaatggctatgtgtttatgctaggtggtgcacctGTTGCTTTGAGTTAGAGAAAGGAtccagtagtggcattatcgtcatGCGAAGAAGAATACATAGCCGattctctttgtgcatgtcaagcaacatggatgaTGAATCTGTTCGAAGAAATAATAGCGAAtagtcatggagcaattaccatgaagatcgataacatgtcagctatcaatctggcgaagaatatgatagcacatggtc encodes:
- the LOC127126738 gene encoding LRR receptor-like serine/threonine-protein kinase RPK2, producing the protein MGHVFLTLFQFLLLHPFLFTLHANAINPSIPKDALSLLTFKHFVSSDPSNLLSSWTYRSSSTFCRWHGVTCGGRRNRRVISLHVTGLRGGELASSIGELSELRVLSIPGNMFSGEIPVSLMNLRGLEVLEVQGNYFSGNVSFQMSYLESLKLVNLSGNAFSGSIPNGFIFSRNVEIVDLSDNEFSGSIPVNDSVGCDSLKHLKLSDNFLTGEIPPQIGKCRNLRTLLVDGNILEGKIPLEIGLAVELRVLDVSRNSLTGRIPKLLGNCLKLSVLVLTDLFDDRGDSDAGSLFEDKFRGEFNAFVGNIPHAVLSLSSLEILWAPRANLAGRLPAEWTDSSCSLRILNLAENYVTGVVPASLGMCRNLTFLDLSSNNLAGNLPLDQLRVSCMMYFNVSRNNVSGLLPDFRKETCRSSSNAFAALESVFLELDGLNDKYFNVRVLRFQEKAFVGLGFEDSTVVIHDFSWNSFVGSLPLFFVGGNLFTANRKVSYMLSLNNNKFNGTLPNQLVSNCNDLKILSVNISANQLYGEISQALFLNCPKLMDFDAAYNRIDGSIGPSIGELALLRLLDLTENKLSGALPNQLGNLQNMKWLLLGGNNLTGEIPYQLGRLTSLVVLNLSHNSLMGTIPETLSNTTSLETMLLDHNNLSGEIPLSVAALPNLVQLDVSFNNLSGHIPHLQHPINCDSYKGNKYLHSCPDPYFGSPAPPAVPIADDNSESRRKRKKARTVVIVVAASASAALCTLLVIMLVICFRRRKMARRSSIRRQEVVTFQAVPIELSYDSVVRAAGNFSIRHLIGAGGFGSTYKAELSPGFFVAIKRLLIGKFQGIQQFETEIRTLGRIRHKNLVTLIGYYVGKSEMLLIYNYLSGGNLEAFIHNRSGKKVQWPVIYKIAKGIAEALAYLHYSCVPRIVHRDIKPSNILLDENFNAYLSDFGLARLLEVSETHATTDVAGTFGYVAPEYATTCRVSDKADVYSYGVVLLELISGRRSLDPSFSNYGNGFNIVPWAELLMTEDRCSELFSSALWESGPKEKLFELLKIALTCTEETLSIRPSMKEVLEKLKLLKS